GATTTAAGCTCAAGTAAGGAGCGGCCTGAATCAAATCCCATAATAGGAGTCCAGAGGAGTTTATCAGCTTTCCTGAAAGCCCAAGGTCAGGAGAAATGGCCACGGAATTATGAAGTTATGATCCAATCTCCAANNNNNNNNNNNNNNNNNNNNNNNNNNNNNNNNNNNNNNNNNNNNNNNNNNNNNNNNNNNNNNNNNNNNNNNNNNNNNNNNNNNNNNNNNNNNNNNNNNNNGCCAGCGTAAACCCTACAGAAAATTTCAAATCTCCTTTCCTCTCTTTCCATTTCCAGAACTCTCTCGTTGGCTCCCTCTAGGCTTTCCTTTTCACTCTCTTATCAGATCTATACCTCTCAAAAATGGCGGCCGCATCCACGGCATCGAGACCCCGCGCATCCAAGTCGGAGTCCTTCGTCGACAACAAACGCAAGGAAGACATCCGATCCGCGAACATCAACGCCGGCCGCGCCGTCGCCGACGCCGTCCGCACGAGCCTGGGCCCCAAGGGGATGGACAAGATGATCTCCACCGCGAGCGGCGAGGTCATCATCACCAACGACGGAGCCACGATCCTCAACAAAATGGACGTTCTCCAGCCGGCGGCGAAGATGATGGTGGAGCTTTCCAAATCTCAGGACTCCGCCGCCGGAGACGGGACCACCACCGTCGTCGTACTAGCCGGAGCCTTGCTGAGAGTGTGCCAATCACTCTTAGCTTCCGGGATCCACCCTACCGTGATCTCAGATGCGCTTCACAAGTCTTGCGCTAAGTCCGTTGATATCTTAACCGCCATGGCTGTACCCGTGGAGCTAACTGACAGAGACTCTCTCGTGAAATCGGCGAGCACGTCGCTGAACAGTAAGGTTGTTAGCCAGTACTCCACACTGCTCGCTCCGTTAGCTGTAGATGCGGTTCTCTCCGTGATTGATCCGGAGAAGCCGGAGATTGTTGATTTGCGTGATATCAAGATTGTTAAGAAGCTTGGTGGGACTGTTGACGATACACACACTGTGAATGGTTTGGTGTTTGACAAGAAGGTGAGTCACGCCGCTGGTGGACCTACGAGGATGGAGAATGCTAAGATCGCTGTGATTCAGTTCCAGATCTCGCCTCCGAAGACTGACATCGAGCAGAGTATTGTTGTCTCTGATTACACTCAGATGGATAGGATCTTGAAAGAAGAGAGGAACTACATCTTGGGGATGATTAAGAAGATTAAAGCGACTGGTTGCAATGTTTTGCTGATTCAGAAGAGTATTTTGAGAGACGCTGTGACTGATCTGTCTCTTCATTATTTGGCTAAAGCTAAGATTATGGTGATTAAGGATGTTGAGAGGGATGAGATTGAGTTCGTCACCAAGACGTTGAACTGTTTGCCGATTGCTAATATTGAGCATTTCAGAGCTGAGAAGCTTGGCCATGCTGATCTTGTTGAAGAAGCCTCGCTTGGAGATGGGAAGATCTTGAAGATCACTGGGATTAAAGATATGGGGAGGACCACCTCTGTTCTGGTCCGTGGTTCTAACCAGCTTGTTCTAGATGAAGCCGAGAGGAGTCTACACGATGCTTTGTGTGTTGTCAGGTGCCTGGTGAGCAAGAGGTTTTTGATTGCTGGAGGTGGTGCGCCGGAGATTGAGCTCTCGAGGCAGCTAGGTGCTTGGGCTAAGGTGCTCCATGGGATGGAAGGTTTCTGTGTGAAGTCTTTCGCGGAAGCCCTCGAGGTTATCCCGTACACGCTAGCTGAGAATGCGGGTTTGAATCCTATTGCCATTGTGACTGAACTCAGGAACAAGCATGCTCAAGGGGAAATCAACTCTGGGATCAATGTGAGGAAAGGGCAGATCACTAACATCTTGGAGGAGAACGTGGTGCAGCCTCTGCTTGTGAGCACCAGCGCTATCACTCTCGCAACTGAATGCGTAAGGATGATTTTGAAGATCGATGACATTGTTACTGTGAGGTAGTGTGGTAGTTTCATTCAAAACGGTTCTCTTATTGCTCTATCCAAGCTTTGTTTCTACTTCGTGTTTTGGTGTTTTTTCGTAATGGTCGTTGAACTTATACCCTCTTTTCTTTCACCTAAGTGGTTTGCTTTGTGGTTTAGTGCTAAGTTTATTTGTTTTCTTTCTATTGACTTGATATCAATATTTCTCGCTTTGCTTATTTTGGTGATTGGTGATTATGATTTGGTCATATTTTCAAAATAGAAGTAGAATCAGTTCAATGTCTGGGACACAGACTTGGTCACAAATGTTACAGATTCGTTGTATAGAAGCTTAATTGTACATAGTTGCATGAACATGAGTTTCTCCAGCACATTGGTCTGTCAACAACCAGACAAAATCATGACTTAAACGACAACTTGGTTCTCCATTGTCGGCTTGATTCAATTATATATATATTTTATTTATTCATAAATTTATTGCAATTCAAAAATAAACAACTAGGATATGCATTGTATGAGAGACCCACTAGAGGAGCCTGCGTGTTTTGGTCAAGTTCATGTGTGTATGTACAGAGAAATATTGCAAAGTGTAAACTTTTACACTTGAGATTCAGCATTAGTCTTCTTGTCTTGTGCCTCAAGAAGATGTTTGGTCAGAGACTCTGGATCTTGTTGAGTAGTCTGTTCAAGCACTTGTCTTCTTTCTTCGTTTTTGCCCCAAAGAACCAAGTACAGTCCCAACATTATGAACACTGCACCAACAATCCTGTAAAGGAAATATTTGAGTTAGAACAAGCAACTGAAATGAACAAAACTCCACAATGTCGCTTTTAGTGTGTTACCTTCCAGAGTACAACTGATCACCAAGAACAAGAAAGGCCATTGCAGCTACAAGAAGTGTCTGGAGAGGCTGAAAGACTGCGACAAAGACAGGACCGCCTTTGTATATACACCAAGTTTGAAGATAAACCACCAACCCCGACGCTATTAGTCCCTGTAATCACACGATAAAACAGAAGATTCATTAGCTAACTTCATCGATTCAGCTCAGGAAAGGAAGATAGAGAGGGAGGGAGTGAGAGAGAGAGCTTACGGCATATAGGATGGTGAAGAGCTCTTCCCAAGAGACGATGATCCAGTTATTGAGATCAGTTTCCACAAACAGAGCAATGACAAGAAACTGAACCAGACCGAAGAAACATGTGAACGATGTAAGAGTAAGCTTTGCTGGGTACTTCTTTAGAACAGGAGCTTGAAGAACCATCCAACCAGCCCATGACAGACAATGCCCCATTAGGTATAACCATCCAAGTGACCAGTTGTAAGATGAGTTAGATTCTATCCTCTCCTCCTCGTGCATGTTATGGCTCTTGTGAAAGATCGGAAATCCTCTGTACAGTGTGATCACTGTAGCCCCACCAATGCTCACTAGGGTTCCCAATACTTTGGCCACACCGTGTTTCCTAACCAAATCTATGTGCTCTAACCTTGATACACAGAGGAAGATCAATGTTAATACTCACTTGAGAACGACATTTTCATGAAAGAGCTTGTGCGGTTTAGGGTTTAGGGTTTAGGGTTACCTTAGGGCACAAGCCATGATGAAAGTGATGGCAGGAACAGAGTTCTGCATTGCGGAAGCAAACGTTGGAGTTGCATAGTACAGTCCCAATAGATAGAATCCTTGGTTTGCTGTGATTCTGTTGTTACCACACACAGAGTTTCAGAATTGTAAGAAAACATTTTATTGGTGATCAGAAGAAGAAAGCTATGGTCTTGTTTTGTTACGCTTACCCAATGAGTGCCAAGAGGAAAAACTGAACTAGTAAAGAGATAGTGAGTGGAGGCCTTTCCTTTCTGTTGAAACATTGCATTGTTAAGAATATTGAAAAATTAAAGATTTATACTTTAGATATTATCCAACAATTTACCCCAGATAACTATTCTAGCAAACCCTAGAACTCTGAGAGAAGAAAGGACTTACTTTTCGAGGAAGTAAGCGAAGGGACCTATAAGGAGAAGGGCAAGAAGGTTCCTATAAACAGGGTACACAACTTTGCTGACACCAATGTTAAGAGCAACTCTTGAGACAATGTGGAAGCCTGCAAAACAGAACTGAAGTGTGATCAATGCCACCACAAGCTTCATCTTCTCTGATACTACTTCTTTCCCCATTTTCTTCTTCTTCTTTCTTCTTTTTTGGGCTCTCTTTTTTTTTTTTTATGTTTGATAGCATTCCAAAGGTTGCCTTTTATATGAATGTGTGTCGTGGCAGACTTGAAATTTACAACAGAAAAGAATTATTACTGATTATAATAAACAAATTGGAGGAGTATTGAGTTTAGGGGGTAACACAGGATGGTACATCATTACTTCAAGTGGGGCACTTATTTATTTGTAATCAATGATTATGAATAATGATGATATAAGTGATTGTTGGACTATAATAATACGATTTGGAGGTTGAATGTTTATGTGACTTAGATATATATAGGGGTACATGTATGTATGTTGATAGTAGTTCACCCATATTTAATGTACAATCCCCTCATACATAAATTTGGACTATAACACGACCGTGACGATGATACAACTCTCATTAACTATGAGTTACGATGATTAGGCATGCCCATTCATGTATCATTTTAAACATTTCGGGTCCAAAAAATGAAATCGTGAACGATAGTGAAGAGAATCTTGTTTTCTTACGCATTCATGTGTACATTTCTGTTATAGTTGATTATCTTTTGTAATAATGCCTTTATGGAATCAAATTAGCATGTGATCTAACCCCACAACTAGGCATCTTGTCTTGAATGTGGTAAACCATCAATAATCAATCCATTTTTATAAGAATAATTTGAGTGATAAGTTCACCCATATATAAATATTCAAGGAGCAACCACCGTTTATTCAGTTAACTTGCTCATTGTTCATGTCATTAGATTCTAAAAACGGCTACAGGCAAATGTACCATTAATCAGCTTCAATATAAAAACTATTATCACTTCACATTGTTCCCGATATATATGTTGAATATAGCTTTCACTAATTTTCAATGTGACAACTGACAAGGAACTATTCTGTTATATTTTTATATAAAAATTGAAGTAAACTTGTACTCTGTACTTCTTTTTTCTTAGTGTGACACATGCAAGATTCTCTCCATATTGATACATATAAACAAAAATAATCATCAGATCACAAAGATCATCGACAAACGGGCAAACACAGAGATATCAAATCCTTCTTTTTTCTTTCGTTTAAGAATAATCAATGAGATCACGTAAAATCAAATATTGAATGAAGATGACTTGTGTGTTCATCTAGAAACAGGATAGAAAGATCAACCGAATCAGTATATAATCATACAAACACGACAACCACGTTTGGTGAGCAAATGAGTGTCATTAATAACAGATTCACAAGGATTCAATGAAACAGCCTAAAGTCAACTAATTGAGTTGGTGGTACCGTTTCACAGCCAATTCGATTTGTCTTGCCATGAAATAAGCAGACAGAAGCAAAACACATTCAAATCTTTCTTTCTCTCTTCCATTATTTAGTCCATTGTGGGCTCTATAGCCATCAGCATGGGCTCAAGTTTTAAGCCACTTTGTAACAAGGGAAACTCTTACAAGGCTTGATCCCAAGTTCTAAAGTCACCCAATACAAGTTACTGCTCATCATCTCATTAGTTGTTTCTTCAAGGCTGGGTTGCACCCTTCTTCAATAGCAATAAAGAGCATATGAATATTGAACCAAAAACTAAAGACAACTAGTAGCATGTTTCTCTCACCTTGGTCAACATCCCCCTATCTTCATCATATTCAACAACAAACCAGCCCATGGTGAGAGTCCAGAGTTGCTCCACCTACATCACTGAAGAATACTACATAACAAATTAAAGATGGTAAGTAGCTTATTAGCCAACACGGTAATACATTCTTGGTTCCCTGGTTCAAACTGAAATAACTGGTATTATTTCGGCTCAGAAGCAATCTCCTACAAGACACTACAATTTCCTATTAGAAAACCAAATAGGGCCGAACTGAAAGTCCAATAAAGTTCGTTTTGGGCCCAAATCGTTTAAAAGCTTAAAAATGCTCGGACCAAACTAGAAAACGCATTGCGTTAATAGAGACGGACAGAGATGAAGACCCCATCAGACTGTGTAGAGCTTGTTTGTTAGTGTGGTACTGTTTAACACGTGTGAACGAACACTGTCCCTTTCCATCTTCGTGCGCTGCGCTGGCTTCCTTTCTAGACATCGATCCTTGTCTTTTTCTCCGATCACGGAACCATACGAACCTCGAGTACCTCTGCGGCGGAGTACTCATGTGGAAAGAGGAAGGGTTGGATGTAATACTTGTGCCGGCGGGTCTCGCCGTGATGGTCGCCTACCACGTCTGGCTCGGCTACGCCATAATCCACCGTCCAAAGCTCACTGTAATCTCCCTCAACGCTGAGTCTCGACGGCAATGGGTCTTCTCTATGATGACCGTACGTTTCTCTCTTCTCCTTTTTCCTCTTTCGGTATAATACTCCTCGCGGTGGAGTTTCCAGATTAGGGTTTATGCTGTTTCATTAGTGGATCTAGGACTTTGTAATTGAGATTCTTGAAAGCTTTTCTTTAGGGAAGAGAACCAAGTTATGAGCTTTGAAATTGAATCTCTCCACTATGCTTCATGATTCCGAGGTTCTTCGAGGTCAACTGAGAACTGATAACCCTAATTTGCATCAGCTAACATATCATAGAGCAAAATTGATTAGGGTTTAGAGTAAACACGATCGAGAAAATAAAGATCTTTAGCTGTTTCCAGTTTCCTGATGTTAGAAATTTGGAATTAGTACTCCGGTTGGGGTCTGGATCCGTTCGCGTCTATAATTAAAATACTTAAAATATTTTAGTTTTCAGGTACAGGGGTTACCGAAATATTCAAATACCAGAAAATACTTGGAATTTTACCCGAATAAAGTCTGAAATTTTACCCAAAATCCGGAACTGTATTGGATGATTTGTTAAACCTTTTTAATCAATATTCAATTTTTCTCATTGTTATTGTGTGCAGGAGCCGCTGAAAAACGGTACACTGGCAGTACAGACAATAAGGAACAACATAATGGCATCAACACTTTTAGCGACAACAGCAATCACTCTCTGTTCCATCATCGGCGTCTTCGTAAGCAACACCTCTGCTTCCAAATCCACAGCGTCACCTATCATATACGGAAACAAAAGCCCGGTCCTTGCAACCATCAAGAACTTCGCGATCCTCGTATGTTTCCTCATGGCCTTTCTCTGCAACGTCCAGTCCATCAGGTACTACGCTCATGTGAGTTTCCTGATCACGGTTCCTGTCTCGAGAGGGAAGAGAGAGCATTGCGAGTACGTTTCTAGAAACCTGAACCGAGCTAGCTACTTCTGGTCTCTTGGATTGCGAGCTTTCTACTTCTCCTTCCCGCTCTTCTTGTGGAACTTTGGTCCCATCCCTATGTTTGTGTGTTGCTGTATGATGTCGTCGATTCTTTATTTCTTGGACACGACCACTAGCTTCACTAGGCATCTCCATAGCGAGTCGTTTAGAGAGATAGCTGAGTCTATGGACGGTGAAATCGAATCAGCGGTTCATTCTCTGTAGAATGCACTCTAGGTTTTCTTGTGTGTGTTCGTTGAGTTTCAAGAGTTGTAATACTAACGGAGTGTGTTTGTTGTAATGTGATGAGAGCAACCTTAGCTGAGTTTGCGTTTCCATATATGAAACAACCTTGGCTGCGTCTGAGAACGCAAACGCTTATGGAAACGCAAATAAACTCTCCAAATAACATGTTCTGTAGAATGTAGACTATGTAATCTCTTGCACATTGTTGTCATTGTTGGTTAACTCATTGCCTTGATGAATTACAATGTTCTGAACCGAAATTACATACACTACCAAATTGAACTATGTATGCTTAGAAGACCTGATTAAGAAAAACATGTTCAACAGCGTCATCATATTAGTGGTTTCCATGTCAATAAAACTTCTTCAAATCCCTGCCAAATTAATCAAAGAAAG
This sequence is a window from Brassica oleracea var. oleracea cultivar TO1000 chromosome C1, BOL, whole genome shotgun sequence. Protein-coding genes within it:
- the LOC106315563 gene encoding T-complex protein 1 subunit delta-like; the protein is MAAASTASRPRASKSESFVDNKRKEDIRSANINAGRAVADAVRTSLGPKGMDKMISTASGEVIITNDGATILNKMDVLQPAAKMMVELSKSQDSAAGDGTTTVVVLAGALLRVCQSLLASGIHPTVISDALHKSCAKSVDILTAMAVPVELTDRDSLVKSASTSLNSKVVSQYSTLLAPLAVDAVLSVIDPEKPEIVDLRDIKIVKKLGGTVDDTHTVNGLVFDKKVSHAAGGPTRMENAKIAVIQFQISPPKTDIEQSIVVSDYTQMDRILKEERNYILGMIKKIKATGCNVLLIQKSILRDAVTDLSLHYLAKAKIMVIKDVERDEIEFVTKTLNCLPIANIEHFRAEKLGHADLVEEASLGDGKILKITGIKDMGRTTSVLVRGSNQLVLDEAERSLHDALCVVRCLVSKRFLIAGGGAPEIELSRQLGAWAKVLHGMEGFCVKSFAEALEVIPYTLAENAGLNPIAIVTELRNKHAQGEINSGINVRKGQITNILEENVVQPLLVSTSAITLATECVRMILKIDDIVTVR
- the LOC106341832 gene encoding uncharacterized protein LOC106341832 — encoded protein: MWKEEGLDVILVPAGLAVMVAYHVWLGYAIIHRPKLTVISLNAESRRQWVFSMMTEPLKNGTLAVQTIRNNIMASTLLATTAITLCSIIGVFVSNTSASKSTASPIIYGNKSPVLATIKNFAILVCFLMAFLCNVQSIRYYAHVSFLITVPVSRGKREHCEYVSRNLNRASYFWSLGLRAFYFSFPLFLWNFGPIPMFVCCCMMSSILYFLDTTTSFTRHLHSESFREIAESMDGEIESAVHSL